Proteins found in one Corynebacterium zhongnanshanii genomic segment:
- a CDS encoding LysR family transcriptional regulator, producing MSLTIECLRSMEAVASFNNMTHAAQALGITRAAVSAHVKKLEAQLGCQLVKPLGRGIMLTADGEILAARARDIITLHDDTFHELAPPHSNELVIAATEHTAHSIVPDLLHALREAQPHLSFRVRLTRSSKARDMLLDQRADISLFLRHHMPGAQHVADLPLEWVGVEDSPRDAMVAFHRPCAVRDQAMAHYQAHAPGGSAMTIVKECEDLASVMQAVAHGQGITPLIRTIPWSKPFKTVSLQPSAGDTGNAGNAGYIGRVPLYLATSARVSRAMMREILHILRQSLGRVDPGLSS from the coding sequence ATGTCATTGACAATTGAGTGCTTGCGCAGCATGGAGGCTGTGGCGTCGTTTAATAATATGACCCACGCCGCCCAAGCCCTCGGTATCACCCGGGCGGCGGTGAGTGCCCACGTCAAGAAGCTCGAAGCGCAATTGGGATGCCAGCTCGTCAAACCCCTGGGGCGGGGGATCATGCTCACCGCCGATGGGGAAATCTTGGCGGCACGGGCACGCGACATCATTACCCTGCACGACGATACGTTCCATGAGCTCGCCCCGCCTCACAGCAACGAACTGGTGATCGCCGCCACAGAGCACACAGCCCACAGCATTGTTCCTGACCTGCTGCATGCCCTTCGCGAGGCACAGCCACACCTGTCCTTCAGGGTGCGCCTGACCCGAAGCAGTAAAGCGCGCGATATGCTGCTCGACCAGCGGGCGGACATCAGCCTCTTCCTACGGCACCACATGCCGGGAGCTCAACACGTGGCGGATCTTCCGTTGGAATGGGTGGGTGTGGAGGACTCACCACGGGATGCCATGGTTGCGTTCCACAGGCCCTGCGCGGTGCGGGACCAGGCAATGGCGCACTATCAGGCCCATGCGCCGGGCGGATCTGCCATGACCATTGTGAAGGAGTGTGAGGACTTGGCCAGCGTGATGCAGGCTGTGGCGCACGGGCAGGGGATCACGCCGCTGATCCGCACGATTCCCTGGAGTAAACCGTTTAAGACTGTGTCCTTGCAGCCTTCAGCGGGAGATACCGGGAATGCGGGGAATGCGGGCTACATCGGGCGCGTGCCCTTGTACCTCGCTACCAGCGCGCGTGTATCACGCGCCATGATGCGCGAGATCCTCCACATACTGCGCCAAAGTCTCGGGCGCGTGGACCCGGGGTTGTCAAGCTAA
- a CDS encoding 3-methyladenine DNA glycosylase, translating to MTNAAVTEILERDHWHTLQDQHRRRVDELTGDAVERRQQGQRHPVWDFMFSYYPIKPGQLRKWHPGPGTQLRITEADQERLPQHKGFYKQYPTDGGAVWALDTDAVWEKRGQGIRYIHRLVSLTLHRPAQLGCFGLHEWAMVYKDTPRHPEPLRLEAEGTQAVVEAANIKCTHYDAFRFFTEAAAPLNEHQPTRQTQPDFEQPGCLHASMDLYKWAAKLGPLVSGELWLKTFELACDVRQLDMEASPYDLTDWGFSPVKIETPAGRAEYVRRQQALMERGQQLRQELLASVECAFPQLAG from the coding sequence GTGACTAATGCAGCCGTGACCGAGATCCTGGAGCGCGACCACTGGCACACCCTGCAGGACCAGCACAGACGGCGCGTGGACGAACTCACAGGCGACGCCGTGGAGCGGCGCCAGCAGGGCCAGCGTCACCCCGTGTGGGACTTCATGTTTTCCTACTACCCCATCAAGCCCGGCCAGCTGCGGAAATGGCATCCGGGCCCCGGAACACAGCTGCGCATCACCGAGGCCGATCAGGAACGCCTGCCACAACACAAGGGGTTCTACAAGCAGTACCCCACCGATGGCGGCGCCGTCTGGGCCTTGGACACGGACGCGGTGTGGGAGAAACGAGGACAGGGCATCCGCTACATCCACAGGCTCGTGAGCCTCACCCTCCACCGGCCCGCGCAACTGGGCTGCTTCGGCCTCCACGAATGGGCGATGGTCTACAAGGACACTCCACGCCACCCGGAACCACTGCGCCTCGAGGCGGAGGGAACCCAGGCCGTGGTGGAGGCTGCCAACATCAAGTGCACGCACTACGACGCCTTCCGCTTTTTCACCGAAGCCGCCGCCCCCTTAAACGAACACCAGCCCACGCGCCAGACCCAGCCTGACTTTGAGCAACCCGGTTGCCTGCACGCCTCCATGGACCTCTACAAGTGGGCCGCGAAGCTAGGCCCGCTGGTCTCCGGCGAGCTATGGCTCAAAACCTTCGAGCTGGCCTGCGATGTGCGCCAGCTTGATATGGAGGCAAGCCCCTACGACCTCACGGATTGGGGCTTTTCCCCCGTAAAAATTGAAACCCCCGCCGGGCGAGCCGAGTATGTCCGGCGCCAACAAGCGCTCATGGAACGCGGGCAGCAACTCCGTCAGGAATTACTCGCCTCGGTGGAGTGCGCTTTTCCCCAGCTGGCCGGGTAG
- a CDS encoding hemolysin family protein, which produces MDIVLSIVGLLGFVALTAATGLFVAIEFALTGLERSTVDEHVKEKNDATARLVRRAHGNLSFVLSGAQLGITVTTLATGYLAEPILAQFFTPVLEAIGLPENSSMAIALILSLIIATFLSMVFGELVPKNLAIAKPLTAARTTVLAVWTFNKCLKWFINALNSTANAIVRKLGIEPADELASARSPAELSALVRNSTGAGGFSLSKATVLEKSLRFGEATAEDIMTPRSTVETLQAEHTALDLIQMARESGHSRFPVVRGDLDETIGVVHIKDALTVPAERRAMTMVKDLCRPVPTVPDSLGGDAVLNHVRRAGSQLVLVADEYGGTSGIVTIEDVVEEIVGEVWDEHDNKEEDAEVRKAGQSWEISGLVRVDELSDAVGYHAPEGPYETLGGLIMSTLGRIPSVGDSVLLPQNDREFMDGFESGLPNRWVAEVQDMDNRRVDRARVRPLSEQELRELNLDDGKEDRGE; this is translated from the coding sequence ATGGATATTGTGTTATCCATTGTCGGCCTACTCGGATTCGTTGCGCTCACAGCAGCGACCGGTTTGTTCGTGGCCATTGAATTCGCTCTGACTGGGCTGGAACGTTCCACCGTCGATGAGCATGTCAAGGAGAAGAACGACGCCACGGCGCGCTTAGTGCGACGTGCCCATGGAAACTTAAGCTTCGTGTTGTCTGGGGCTCAGCTGGGCATCACGGTGACCACGCTGGCCACGGGTTATTTGGCGGAGCCGATCCTGGCGCAGTTCTTCACCCCTGTCCTGGAGGCCATCGGGCTTCCCGAAAACAGCTCGATGGCCATCGCCTTGATCCTGTCCCTGATCATTGCGACGTTCCTGTCGATGGTGTTTGGTGAGCTGGTGCCGAAGAACCTGGCGATTGCGAAGCCGTTGACGGCCGCGCGGACCACGGTGCTGGCCGTGTGGACGTTCAATAAGTGCCTCAAGTGGTTCATCAACGCCTTGAACTCCACTGCCAACGCCATCGTGCGCAAGCTTGGGATTGAGCCGGCCGATGAGTTGGCGTCTGCCCGCTCCCCGGCTGAGCTGTCCGCCCTGGTGCGTAATTCCACCGGCGCCGGCGGCTTTAGCTTGTCAAAGGCCACCGTGTTGGAGAAGTCCCTGCGCTTCGGCGAGGCGACTGCCGAGGACATCATGACTCCCCGATCCACCGTGGAGACCTTGCAGGCGGAACACACGGCGCTGGATCTGATCCAGATGGCTCGGGAGTCCGGGCATTCGCGCTTCCCTGTGGTGCGCGGCGATTTGGACGAGACCATTGGCGTCGTTCATATTAAGGACGCCTTGACCGTTCCCGCCGAGCGTCGCGCCATGACCATGGTCAAGGATCTATGCCGACCCGTGCCCACCGTCCCCGATTCTTTGGGGGGCGACGCCGTGCTCAACCACGTACGACGCGCGGGCTCTCAGCTGGTCCTGGTTGCCGACGAATACGGCGGTACGTCTGGAATCGTCACCATTGAGGACGTGGTGGAAGAGATCGTGGGCGAGGTGTGGGACGAGCACGATAACAAGGAAGAGGACGCCGAGGTGCGCAAGGCCGGCCAGTCCTGGGAGATCTCAGGATTGGTGCGCGTGGATGAGCTCTCCGATGCGGTGGGCTACCACGCCCCCGAGGGGCCGTATGAAACCTTGGGTGGCTTGATTATGTCCACGTTGGGACGGATTCCGTCCGTGGGTGATAGCGTGCTGCTTCCGCAAAATGATCGGGAGTTCATGGATGGTTTTGAGTCCGGGTTGCCCAATCGCTGGGTGGCTGAGGTTCAGGACATGGATAATCGCCGCGTGGATCGGGCGCGGGTGCGTCCCCTCTCTGAGCAGGAATTGCGCGAGTTGAATCTGGATGACGGTAAGGAGGATCGCGGTGAATAG
- a CDS encoding NAD(P)-dependent alcohol dehydrogenase has product MTITSRVLQKTAPDAPFQIAEIERRDPREDDIVIDIKAAGICHSDIHTIRNEWGEAHFPLTVGHEIAGVVEAVGDKVTKFKVGDRVGVGCMVNSCGECEQCLNDQEQDCLEGNVGTYNAEDVDGTITQGGYAQKVVVNERFVCTIPNSLSFDEAAPLLCAGITTYSPLARWNVQKGQKVAVVGLGGLGHMGVQIAAAKGADVTVISRSKRKEKEALELGAQRVLASGEEEDFFKNHRGEFDLILSTISATYSLNDYLKLLKPHGIMSVVGLPPEQLKVGMGNLIIGGKVLTGNNIGGIKETQEMLDFCGEHGLGAVIEKISVHEVDEAYDRVVAGDVKFRVVIDTSTFED; this is encoded by the coding sequence ATGACAATTACCTCTCGAGTACTCCAGAAGACCGCACCGGACGCACCCTTCCAGATCGCAGAGATCGAACGCCGCGATCCCCGCGAGGATGACATCGTCATCGACATCAAAGCAGCCGGGATCTGCCACAGTGACATCCACACCATCCGCAACGAATGGGGCGAAGCCCACTTCCCACTGACCGTCGGCCACGAAATCGCCGGCGTGGTGGAAGCCGTGGGGGATAAGGTCACGAAGTTCAAGGTGGGTGACAGGGTCGGTGTGGGCTGCATGGTGAACTCCTGCGGTGAGTGCGAACAGTGCCTGAACGACCAGGAGCAGGATTGCCTCGAGGGCAACGTGGGCACCTACAACGCCGAGGACGTGGACGGCACCATCACCCAAGGCGGTTACGCGCAGAAGGTGGTGGTCAACGAGCGTTTCGTGTGCACCATCCCGAACTCCCTCAGCTTCGACGAAGCCGCGCCGTTGCTGTGCGCCGGCATCACCACCTACTCGCCGCTGGCCCGCTGGAACGTGCAGAAGGGCCAGAAGGTCGCCGTGGTCGGCCTGGGTGGATTGGGCCACATGGGTGTGCAGATCGCCGCGGCCAAGGGAGCAGATGTGACTGTTATTTCCCGTTCCAAGCGTAAGGAAAAAGAAGCCCTGGAATTGGGTGCGCAGCGCGTGTTGGCGTCCGGCGAGGAGGAGGATTTCTTTAAGAATCACCGCGGTGAATTTGACCTGATTCTCTCCACCATTTCTGCCACGTATTCGCTGAATGATTACCTGAAGTTGCTGAAGCCGCACGGCATTATGTCCGTGGTGGGATTGCCGCCCGAGCAGCTCAAGGTAGGCATGGGTAACCTGATTATTGGTGGCAAGGTTCTGACCGGAAATAACATCGGCGGCATCAAGGAAACCCAGGAGATGCTGGACTTTTGCGGCGAGCATGGCCTGGGTGCGGTCATTGAGAAAATCAGTGTGCATGAGGTGGATGAGGCCTACGATCGAGTTGTCGCGGGCGACGTGAAATTCCGCGTGGTCATCGATACCTCCACGTTTGAGGATTAA
- a CDS encoding MerR family transcriptional regulator yields the protein MRERNQVDTEMGVDGPEQGALFDIYGAEDEVGYRVPIACQVAGITYRQLDYWARTNLVNPTVRGAHGSGSQRLYSFRDILVLKIVKGLLDTGISLQNIRKAVEKLENLGIDDLSGITLVSDGTTVYECRSPEEVIDLLNGGQGVFGIAVPGLLKELSGTIKAFPSEKITPAASAAEDTAVDELAARRRLRGAS from the coding sequence ATGCGCGAGCGCAACCAAGTCGACACCGAGATGGGCGTTGATGGTCCAGAGCAGGGTGCTTTGTTCGACATCTACGGTGCCGAAGACGAGGTTGGGTACCGTGTGCCCATCGCCTGCCAAGTCGCAGGCATTACCTACCGCCAATTGGACTACTGGGCACGGACCAACCTGGTGAACCCCACCGTCCGTGGCGCTCACGGCTCCGGTAGTCAGCGCCTCTACAGCTTCCGGGACATCCTGGTCCTCAAGATTGTGAAGGGCCTGCTGGACACGGGCATCTCCCTGCAGAACATCCGCAAGGCTGTGGAGAAGCTGGAGAACCTGGGCATCGATGACCTCTCGGGCATCACCTTGGTCTCCGACGGCACCACGGTCTACGAATGTCGCTCCCCAGAAGAGGTCATTGACCTGCTCAATGGCGGCCAGGGCGTGTTCGGCATCGCCGTGCCGGGGCTGCTGAAGGAGCTGAGCGGCACCATCAAGGCGTTCCCGAGCGAGAAGATTACCCCCGCTGCATCCGCTGCTGAAGACACGGCCGTGGACGAACTGGCCGCACGCCGACGCCTGCGTGGCGCGTCCTAA
- a CDS encoding MFS transporter: MQTTRRQRWAFLGVVSLGLLLIGLDNSILYTALPALSEQLHATATQQLWIINAYALTLAGLLLGTGTLGDRVGHRRMFLIGLTVFGLASLSAAVAPSAGFLIVARAFLGLGAAIMMPATLALIRVTFVDEIERNTAIGIWGSVAVVGAASGPTVGGFLLEHYWWGSVFLINVPIVLIAIALTTWLAPPNMPNPHKQWDVLSSLYALVSLSSLVLCIKSVASTHPDVVLALGTAILCVLGAWAFTQRQKKLADPLLTFDIFRSPIFTGGVVTAAGAMFGMAGLEMLTTQKLQLVDAFSPLQAGLVISAVALSALPMSALGGANLHRWGFRNIIVTGFLAMGAGMAVAVIAEGGDHLYAFIGGLIITGIGAGLTMSVASTAIIGAAPPERTGMAASMEEVSYELGTLLSIAVTGSIVPALYSTRLPEELRALGMDALHVGAENGAAAGAYSSAYGSTIAGLVVAMAAFAGITAWYFRTNPKSGGAHAAH; encoded by the coding sequence ATGCAGACAACACGCAGGCAACGCTGGGCCTTTCTGGGCGTGGTATCCCTGGGGCTGCTGCTCATTGGCCTGGATAACTCGATCCTCTATACGGCGCTGCCCGCGCTCAGCGAGCAGTTACACGCCACCGCTACCCAGCAGTTGTGGATTATCAACGCCTACGCGCTCACGCTGGCCGGCCTGCTCCTGGGCACGGGCACCTTGGGCGATCGTGTGGGGCACCGCAGGATGTTCCTGATCGGCCTGACCGTATTCGGGTTGGCCTCCTTGAGCGCGGCCGTGGCTCCTTCCGCGGGATTCCTGATTGTGGCCCGCGCGTTCCTGGGGCTGGGTGCAGCGATTATGATGCCGGCAACGCTGGCGCTGATTCGCGTGACGTTCGTCGATGAGATTGAACGCAACACGGCCATCGGCATCTGGGGTTCTGTCGCGGTCGTCGGTGCAGCAAGTGGTCCTACCGTGGGCGGGTTCCTGCTGGAGCATTACTGGTGGGGGTCGGTCTTTCTCATTAACGTGCCGATCGTGCTCATCGCGATTGCGCTGACCACGTGGTTGGCGCCACCCAATATGCCGAACCCCCACAAGCAGTGGGATGTGCTGTCCTCCCTCTATGCTCTGGTGAGTTTGTCCTCTCTGGTGCTGTGCATCAAATCTGTGGCCAGCACGCATCCCGATGTGGTGCTGGCCTTAGGCACGGCGATCCTGTGCGTACTGGGAGCCTGGGCCTTTACTCAGCGTCAGAAGAAGCTTGCAGATCCGCTGCTCACCTTTGATATTTTCCGCTCCCCCATTTTCACTGGTGGTGTGGTCACGGCTGCCGGCGCGATGTTTGGCATGGCGGGGCTGGAAATGCTCACCACGCAGAAGCTACAACTGGTGGATGCGTTCAGCCCGCTCCAGGCTGGCCTGGTGATCTCTGCTGTGGCGCTCTCGGCGCTTCCCATGTCTGCCCTGGGCGGGGCGAACCTGCACCGCTGGGGCTTTAGAAACATCATCGTCACAGGATTTCTGGCGATGGGCGCTGGCATGGCAGTGGCGGTGATCGCTGAAGGTGGCGATCACCTCTACGCGTTCATTGGTGGACTGATCATCACAGGCATCGGCGCGGGCCTCACCATGTCCGTGGCCTCGACAGCCATCATTGGGGCGGCTCCCCCGGAGCGCACGGGTATGGCTGCCAGCATGGAGGAAGTGTCCTACGAGCTGGGCACGCTGCTATCTATTGCCGTGACGGGCTCGATCGTGCCGGCGCTGTACAGCACGCGGCTTCCGGAGGAGCTGCGTGCGCTGGGGATGGATGCCCTCCACGTTGGCGCGGAGAATGGCGCTGCGGCTGGGGCCTATTCCAGCGCGTATGGATCAACAATTGCTGGACTGGTGGTGGCGATGGCAGCGTTCGCCGGCATCACCGCCTGGTACTTCCGCACGAACCCGAAGTCCGGAGGGGCTCACGCGGCGCATTAG
- a CDS encoding DEAD/DEAH box helicase produces the protein MADTSVTFVDLGVPHELAKALASEGAQHPFPIQKAAIPQALEGRDILGRGPTGSGKTFTFGVPMVARLQGGASAPRAPRALVLAPTRELATQIRQRLEPIAHAAGQRVLDVVGGVKISRNITALARPVDILVATPGRAQDLIDQKILSFDAVSVVAIDEADQMADMGFLPQVTRLMDLIDPEAQHLLFSATLDGDVQVLVNKYMKDPVTHSTGEATATVDRMDHVLGVMADRDERNDAVIELGALGVKTVMFMRTKHATDRQAKKLNRRGVHAVALHGDKGQSTREKTLAAFASGEAQVLVATDIAARGIDVKGVDLVVHIDPPAEHKAYVHRAGRTARAGSEGTVVTLTFKDVQQDTVKMMTKAGVSPKIVTPSELVTTVRSLVDKGR, from the coding sequence ATGGCGGACACCTCGGTGACCTTCGTGGATCTCGGAGTGCCCCACGAGCTGGCGAAGGCTCTGGCGTCGGAAGGCGCCCAGCATCCTTTCCCCATCCAAAAAGCGGCGATCCCCCAGGCCTTGGAGGGCCGCGACATTTTGGGCCGTGGGCCTACGGGTTCCGGCAAAACCTTCACCTTTGGCGTGCCGATGGTGGCCCGACTGCAGGGCGGCGCCTCTGCCCCACGTGCACCGCGCGCTCTGGTGCTGGCCCCGACCCGAGAGCTGGCCACGCAGATCCGTCAGCGCCTGGAGCCCATTGCACATGCGGCGGGCCAGCGTGTTCTTGACGTGGTGGGTGGCGTGAAGATTTCCCGGAATATCACGGCCCTGGCACGACCCGTGGACATTCTGGTGGCCACGCCGGGACGTGCCCAGGATCTGATTGATCAGAAGATCTTAAGCTTTGACGCTGTGTCTGTGGTGGCGATTGACGAGGCCGATCAGATGGCGGACATGGGCTTTCTTCCCCAAGTCACCCGCCTGATGGACTTGATTGACCCCGAAGCTCAGCATCTGTTGTTCTCCGCCACCCTCGATGGCGATGTGCAGGTGCTGGTCAACAAGTACATGAAGGATCCGGTAACCCATTCCACCGGGGAGGCCACCGCCACGGTGGATCGTATGGATCACGTGCTGGGTGTGATGGCTGACCGCGATGAGCGCAATGATGCGGTCATCGAGCTGGGTGCTCTCGGCGTGAAGACGGTGATGTTCATGCGCACCAAGCACGCTACGGATCGGCAGGCGAAGAAGCTGAACCGTCGTGGTGTGCACGCCGTGGCTCTCCACGGCGACAAGGGCCAGTCCACGCGAGAGAAGACCCTGGCCGCCTTCGCCTCGGGCGAGGCACAGGTGCTCGTCGCCACGGATATCGCCGCGCGTGGCATTGACGTCAAGGGCGTGGATCTGGTGGTGCACATCGATCCGCCTGCCGAGCACAAAGCCTATGTCCACCGAGCTGGCCGCACGGCTCGTGCGGGCAGCGAAGGTACCGTGGTCACGCTGACGTTCAAGGATGTGCAGCAAGACACGGTGAAGATGATGACGAAGGCTGGTGTGTCCCCGAAGATTGTCACACCCAGTGAGCTTGTGACTACAGTCCGTTCGTTGGTGGATAAAGGGAGGTGA
- a CDS encoding DMT family transporter, whose translation MKAQLPVWLAIATILTYAAGYPLGSASVAVMPFGLVLLLRFSASAVVLWGLVAALRIPLPSRQQLLHCSVAGLMIQGVQFTALYWALQEGVSAGLASLLIALNPVTTSVLLLVMGQSKEDRRGVVSLVLALAAVVCACAPRIAQDHSIGLPLIGVGVALAGLTVGGIYQGRLVRGTNPLVITAVAITASIPIAALATILMPGPVEDWTRGLAIVGAMVIISSVAATTLYSACIHRAGARAASILFAIIPATASLMAWVTLGEAISGFTIIGIILGAAACLISLRPARTPQ comes from the coding sequence ATGAAAGCACAACTTCCCGTGTGGCTCGCCATCGCCACCATCCTGACCTACGCCGCCGGATACCCCTTAGGCAGCGCCTCCGTCGCAGTCATGCCCTTCGGACTGGTCCTGCTTCTCCGCTTTAGCGCCTCCGCCGTGGTCCTCTGGGGACTCGTCGCAGCACTGCGCATCCCGCTGCCCTCGCGGCAGCAACTCCTTCACTGCTCCGTGGCTGGACTCATGATCCAGGGTGTACAATTCACCGCCCTGTATTGGGCGCTCCAAGAAGGGGTCTCCGCGGGCCTTGCGTCCTTGTTGATCGCCCTCAATCCCGTCACCACCTCAGTGCTCCTGCTGGTGATGGGACAGTCTAAGGAAGACCGCCGTGGCGTCGTATCCCTTGTCCTTGCACTCGCAGCAGTCGTGTGTGCCTGCGCACCACGCATCGCGCAAGATCACTCGATCGGGCTGCCGCTCATCGGCGTGGGCGTGGCACTAGCCGGACTCACGGTTGGAGGGATCTACCAGGGACGGCTTGTGCGCGGCACGAACCCACTCGTCATCACCGCCGTAGCCATCACCGCGTCCATCCCGATCGCGGCTTTAGCAACAATACTCATGCCCGGTCCCGTGGAGGACTGGACGCGGGGGCTCGCCATCGTTGGTGCCATGGTCATCATCTCCTCGGTGGCAGCCACCACCTTGTACTCCGCGTGCATTCACCGCGCCGGCGCCCGCGCCGCCTCCATCCTGTTTGCGATCATCCCTGCCACCGCCAGCCTCATGGCCTGGGTGACGCTGGGCGAGGCCATCAGCGGCTTCACCATCATCGGCATCATCCTCGGCGCGGCAGCCTGCCTGATTTCACTTCGGCCAGCCCGCACACCACAATAG
- a CDS encoding MerR family transcriptional regulator, with protein MSAQPQPAHDSAVRRGAASTSGVLPTIGIGDVLKQLKADFPDVTVSKIRFLESEGLISPRRSQSGYRRFAPEDISRLRYILTLQRDNYLPLKVIREQLEAMDSGKVTAVSSKRAVQGAVSAEQMRSVGTRRLTRADVSTRASVEDSFTNSLIRMGLINADASGFFSVDDVHIVQLAHQLTEFGFDGRHLKSLMTIANRQYDMVAAVSEPLAHARDENAKQRSVETAHEVSALLISLNTALIKGNLG; from the coding sequence GTGAGTGCACAGCCACAGCCAGCACATGATTCCGCCGTTCGCCGCGGTGCCGCATCGACATCCGGTGTGCTTCCGACCATTGGCATTGGCGATGTGCTGAAACAGCTGAAGGCTGACTTTCCCGATGTGACGGTCTCCAAGATTCGCTTTCTGGAATCCGAGGGCCTCATCAGCCCTCGCCGTAGCCAGTCGGGCTACCGTCGCTTTGCGCCAGAGGACATCTCCCGCCTGCGCTACATCCTGACGTTGCAGCGCGATAACTACCTGCCTCTCAAGGTGATCCGCGAGCAGCTGGAGGCTATGGATTCCGGCAAGGTCACCGCGGTTTCCTCGAAGCGCGCGGTCCAAGGTGCCGTGAGTGCCGAGCAGATGCGCTCCGTCGGGACACGCCGCCTGACCCGCGCTGATGTCTCCACCCGGGCAAGCGTTGAGGATTCCTTCACGAACTCGCTGATCCGCATGGGATTGATTAATGCCGACGCCTCCGGTTTCTTCTCCGTGGACGATGTGCACATCGTCCAGCTTGCCCACCAGCTGACGGAGTTTGGTTTTGACGGCCGTCACCTGAAGTCTCTGATGACCATTGCGAACCGCCAATATGACATGGTGGCGGCCGTGTCCGAGCCGCTAGCGCATGCGCGTGATGAGAACGCGAAGCAGCGCTCTGTCGAGACGGCGCATGAGGTATCGGCGCTGTTGATCTCATTGAACACCGCATTGATTAAGGGGAACCTTGGCTGA
- a CDS encoding hemolysin family protein gives MNSDYFGVILTVFLLAVNAFFVAVEFALISSRKDRLNSMIASGNRKAQSVVTAIEDLSMMLAGAQFGITLASVLLGKVGEPAIAHLIERPFHALGMPDNLLHPVAFAISLLIVTVLHIILGEMVPKNVSLAGPETVATYLVGPHLLFMKIAHPIMVMLNWVARHTLRLFGVEQKDELDSRVSPSELASMIAESRSEGLIAPAEANRLDKALGSSRRTLEEVLIPLSQIHAIRQTGPRIKVEDVERAVAETGFSRFPITDADGHWTGYIHIKDMLDNLAEDGTSDQDPVLDMSDVRPLIRVKSGVNFDVAMRDMRRTSSHIAAVEDAHGQIIGMVTLEDIIEELVGTVRDWTHDD, from the coding sequence GTGAATAGTGACTACTTTGGCGTAATTCTCACCGTGTTTCTTCTGGCGGTGAATGCGTTTTTCGTGGCTGTGGAATTCGCGTTGATTTCCTCCCGCAAGGATCGTCTCAATTCGATGATCGCCTCCGGTAACCGGAAGGCGCAATCGGTCGTGACGGCGATTGAGGACTTGTCCATGATGCTGGCTGGTGCACAATTCGGTATCACGTTGGCCTCTGTGTTGCTGGGTAAGGTCGGCGAACCGGCGATCGCGCACCTCATTGAGAGACCGTTCCATGCCCTGGGTATGCCGGATAATCTTCTGCATCCGGTGGCGTTTGCCATTTCCCTGTTGATCGTGACGGTTTTGCACATCATTTTGGGTGAAATGGTGCCGAAGAATGTGTCCTTGGCCGGTCCGGAGACGGTGGCTACATACCTGGTCGGGCCGCATCTTCTCTTTATGAAAATTGCGCATCCGATCATGGTGATGCTCAACTGGGTTGCCCGCCACACGCTGCGTCTGTTTGGTGTGGAGCAAAAGGATGAGCTGGATTCTCGAGTATCGCCGTCGGAATTGGCATCCATGATTGCCGAGTCTCGCAGCGAGGGGCTCATCGCTCCCGCGGAGGCCAACCGCTTGGATAAGGCTTTGGGCTCGTCCCGTCGAACCTTAGAGGAGGTGCTGATTCCGCTGTCGCAAATCCATGCGATTCGGCAGACCGGGCCGCGCATCAAGGTGGAAGACGTGGAACGTGCCGTGGCGGAGACCGGGTTTTCCCGCTTCCCCATCACGGATGCGGATGGCCACTGGACGGGATATATCCACATCAAGGACATGCTGGATAACCTGGCCGAGGATGGCACTTCGGATCAGGATCCGGTGCTGGATATGTCTGATGTGCGCCCGCTGATCCGCGTGAAGTCCGGAGTGAACTTCGACGTGGCGATGCGAGACATGCGGCGTACCTCCAGTCATATCGCCGCGGTAGAAGACGCACACGGGCAGATCATCGGTATGGTGACGCTGGAAGACATCATCGAAGAGCTGGTGGGCACCGTTCGAGATTGGACGCACGACGATTAA